The Desulfuromonas versatilis genome has a segment encoding these proteins:
- a CDS encoding efflux RND transporter permease subunit, with the protein MENIIRFVLRSRLLMSVLGVLVLAAGWYSYRQLPVDAFPDVTPALVQVFTETEGLAPEEVEKYVTYPVETAMNGLPDLKEIRSVSNFGLSVINIYFEDGTDIYFARQLVGERLQLAREQIPEGFGEPEMGPIATGLGQILFYVLEDEKASRSPEEMREIQDWLIKFNLQTVPGVTEVLSLGGEVKQFQVQVRPADLLRYDLAIDEIVEKVQANNGNVGAQFLVKNAEEYIVRSVGLAERISDLERIVLKVQDGTPVYLEQVADVVIGGEIRRGLATMNGAGEVVVGMVLKLIGTNTSTVIADVKAKLDEVNKVLPEGVRVIPYYDQATLVGKCVKTVTDALVFGVLLVAGVLLIFMGGFRASLVVALSIPFSIFFAFILMKIFGISANLMSLGGLAIAIGMMVDATIVMVENVDRMLREADPQDSRRAIVARACAEVGRPIIFAIAIIIIVFLPLFTLQGVEGKTFKPLAHTVSLAMLGSLLYALLLAPVASHLLMRRPKSVAEGKGPKEAWIIRWLLLPYRPALSLFVRHRSLAVGLAVAMLALGALVLPRLGSEFVPRLDEGDLLVRATMAPSIALEESRDTMLRFERRMFAQFPEVERIVTRVGRGEVGAHADPVNSAEAFVALKPQGEWTSAETPDALYEKMSHAFEDFPGAQFNFTQPIAAAVDELLTGTKAELAIKIFGADMEVLKEKATEIEAVIREVAGASDVQKDQVTGTPQLRIRIDRQAIARYGINVEDVQSVIRTAVGGETAGQIFEEIRRFDIFVRFAPEARADAEAIKHILIAAPDGAKVPLDQLASIDEFVGPRQITRENNQRFITVQTNVRGRDIGSFVAEGQQAIAEKVQMPAGYLVSWGGQFELQQQANKRLALVVPVTLLVILLLLFMNFNSLKNTFLILLNIPLALVGGIVGLWVTGQNLSVPSSVGFIALFGIALENGMVLVTYLNQLLRDGVAIDEASIKGACLRLRPVLMTAITTALGLIPLLFSSGTGSEVQRPLATVVVGGLVTSTILTLLVIPALYKWFAVKVETEV; encoded by the coding sequence ATGGAAAACATCATCCGTTTTGTTCTGCGCAGCCGCCTGCTGATGAGCGTGCTCGGCGTGCTGGTGCTGGCCGCTGGCTGGTACAGCTACCGGCAGCTGCCCGTCGACGCTTTTCCCGATGTCACCCCGGCGCTGGTGCAGGTTTTTACCGAAACCGAGGGGCTGGCCCCCGAGGAGGTGGAGAAATACGTTACCTACCCGGTCGAGACGGCCATGAACGGCCTGCCCGATCTCAAGGAGATCCGCTCGGTCTCCAACTTCGGCCTGTCGGTCATCAACATCTACTTCGAAGACGGCACCGACATCTATTTCGCCCGCCAGCTGGTGGGCGAGCGCCTGCAGCTGGCTCGCGAGCAGATCCCAGAAGGGTTCGGCGAGCCGGAGATGGGCCCCATCGCCACCGGCCTGGGGCAGATACTTTTCTATGTGCTCGAGGATGAAAAAGCCAGCCGCAGCCCGGAGGAGATGCGCGAGATCCAGGACTGGTTGATCAAGTTCAACCTGCAGACCGTCCCCGGGGTGACCGAGGTGCTCTCCCTGGGCGGCGAGGTCAAGCAGTTCCAGGTGCAGGTGCGCCCCGCCGACCTGCTGCGCTACGACCTGGCCATCGACGAGATCGTCGAGAAGGTGCAGGCCAACAACGGCAACGTCGGCGCCCAGTTCCTGGTGAAAAACGCCGAGGAATACATCGTGCGCTCCGTCGGCCTGGCCGAGCGGATCTCCGACCTGGAGCGCATCGTGCTCAAGGTGCAGGACGGCACCCCGGTCTACCTCGAGCAGGTGGCCGATGTGGTCATCGGCGGCGAGATCCGCCGGGGGCTGGCCACCATGAACGGCGCCGGCGAGGTGGTGGTCGGCATGGTGCTCAAGCTGATCGGCACCAACACCTCCACGGTCATCGCCGACGTCAAGGCCAAGCTCGACGAGGTCAACAAGGTGCTCCCCGAGGGGGTCAGGGTCATCCCCTACTACGACCAGGCCACCCTGGTCGGCAAGTGCGTCAAGACCGTCACCGACGCGCTGGTGTTCGGCGTGCTGCTGGTCGCCGGGGTGCTGCTGATCTTCATGGGGGGCTTCCGGGCCAGCCTGGTGGTGGCGCTGTCGATCCCGTTTTCGATCTTCTTCGCCTTCATCCTGATGAAGATCTTCGGCATCAGCGCCAACCTCATGTCGCTGGGGGGGCTGGCCATCGCCATCGGCATGATGGTCGATGCCACCATCGTCATGGTGGAGAACGTCGACCGCATGCTGCGCGAGGCCGACCCGCAGGACTCGCGCCGGGCCATCGTCGCCCGGGCCTGCGCCGAGGTGGGCCGGCCGATTATCTTCGCCATTGCCATCATCATCATCGTCTTTCTACCCCTGTTCACCCTGCAGGGGGTCGAGGGCAAGACCTTCAAACCGCTGGCCCACACGGTTTCCCTCGCCATGCTAGGCTCGCTGCTCTATGCCCTGCTGCTGGCGCCGGTGGCCTCGCACCTGCTGATGCGCCGGCCCAAATCGGTGGCCGAAGGCAAAGGGCCCAAGGAGGCCTGGATCATCCGCTGGCTGCTGCTCCCCTACCGGCCGGCACTGAGCCTGTTCGTGCGCCACCGTTCGCTGGCGGTGGGGCTGGCGGTCGCGATGCTGGCCCTCGGGGCGCTGGTGCTGCCGCGGCTCGGCTCGGAGTTCGTCCCCCGTCTCGACGAAGGGGATCTGCTGGTGCGGGCGACCATGGCGCCCTCCATCGCCCTGGAGGAATCCCGTGACACCATGCTGCGCTTCGAGCGCCGCATGTTCGCGCAGTTCCCCGAGGTGGAGCGGATCGTCACCCGCGTCGGCCGCGGCGAGGTCGGGGCGCACGCCGACCCGGTCAACAGCGCCGAGGCCTTCGTCGCCCTCAAGCCGCAAGGAGAGTGGACCAGCGCCGAGACGCCGGATGCACTCTACGAGAAGATGAGCCACGCCTTCGAGGATTTCCCGGGCGCCCAGTTCAACTTCACCCAGCCCATCGCCGCGGCGGTGGACGAGCTGCTTACCGGCACCAAGGCCGAGCTGGCGATCAAGATCTTCGGGGCCGACATGGAGGTACTGAAAGAAAAAGCAACCGAGATCGAGGCGGTGATCCGCGAGGTTGCCGGGGCCAGCGACGTGCAGAAGGACCAGGTCACCGGCACCCCGCAGCTGCGCATCCGCATCGACCGCCAGGCCATCGCCCGCTACGGCATCAACGTAGAGGACGTGCAGAGCGTCATCCGCACCGCCGTCGGCGGCGAAACCGCCGGACAGATTTTCGAAGAGATCCGCCGCTTCGACATCTTCGTGCGCTTCGCTCCCGAAGCGCGCGCCGATGCCGAGGCCATCAAGCATATCCTGATCGCCGCGCCCGACGGGGCCAAGGTTCCGCTGGACCAGCTCGCCTCCATCGACGAGTTCGTCGGCCCGCGCCAGATCACCCGCGAAAACAATCAGCGCTTCATCACCGTGCAGACCAACGTGCGCGGCCGCGACATTGGCTCCTTCGTCGCCGAAGGCCAGCAGGCCATCGCCGAAAAGGTGCAGATGCCGGCAGGCTACCTGGTCAGCTGGGGCGGGCAGTTCGAGCTGCAGCAGCAGGCCAACAAGCGCCTGGCGCTGGTGGTGCCGGTGACCCTGTTGGTGATCTTGCTTCTGCTGTTCATGAACTTCAATTCGCTGAAAAACACGTTCCTGATCTTGCTCAACATCCCCCTGGCCCTGGTCGGCGGCATCGTCGGGCTCTGGGTGACCGGGCAGAACCTTTCGGTCCCCTCCTCGGTCGGCTTCATCGCCCTGTTCGGCATCGCCCTGGAGAACGGCATGGTGCTGGTCACCTACCTAAACCAGCTGCTGCGCGACGGGGTGGCCATCGACGAGGCCTCGATCAAGGGGGCCTGCCTGCGCCTGCGACCGGTGCTGATGACCGCCATCACCACCGCCCTGGGGCTGATCCCGCTGCTCTTCTCCAGCGGGACGGGGAGCGAAGTGCAGCGCCCCCTGGCCACGGTGGTGGTGGGCGGGCTGGTGACCTCGACCATACTCACTCTGCTGGTCATTCCGGCGCTCTACAAATGGTTCGCCGTCAAGGTGGAGACGGAGGTTTAG
- a CDS encoding efflux RND transporter periplasmic adaptor subunit, which translates to MKTRALIVSTLFLGILAFAAAPWRPAAAAGEAPAAHDHDSHDKGEQLDDLFDEEESGDEHAGHEDHERHDDHADRDEHDEHDGHEGHDEHGEEVVKLSPAELKEFGIELARAAKGSLDQYAELPGEIVLNADRLAHVVPRVPGIVREVRKSLGDQVKAGEVMAVIDSRELAEAKAAFLAADERRKLAQARFEREERLWQKKVTSEQEYLDARQALAEARIERNSAEQQLHALGFSDAYLKELPGHADVTYTRYQIRAPFAGTIIEKHLTLGESVGADAEIFTIADLATVWVDINVYQKDLAQIHRGQNVLIEIGHGIPAVSGEIAWVGPLVGEATRTAKARVVLPNPEGTLRPGLFVTARVAVANSTAGIVVPKSALQTFEERTVIFVQTAKGFEPQPVQTGRQNAAQVEILAGLKPGQTYVSKGAFTLKAQLSKGAFGDGHNH; encoded by the coding sequence ATGAAAACCAGAGCACTGATTGTGTCCACCCTGTTTCTAGGCATCCTCGCCTTCGCTGCCGCCCCCTGGCGGCCTGCAGCCGCAGCCGGCGAAGCCCCTGCCGCCCACGACCACGACAGCCACGATAAAGGGGAGCAACTGGACGATCTGTTCGACGAGGAAGAGTCCGGCGACGAGCATGCCGGCCATGAGGATCATGAGCGCCACGACGATCACGCCGACCGCGATGAACATGACGAGCATGACGGTCATGAGGGACACGACGAGCACGGCGAAGAGGTGGTGAAGCTTTCGCCGGCGGAGCTGAAGGAGTTCGGCATCGAGCTGGCCAGGGCTGCCAAGGGCTCCCTCGACCAGTATGCCGAGCTGCCCGGCGAGATCGTCCTCAACGCCGACCGCCTCGCCCATGTCGTCCCCCGGGTGCCCGGCATCGTGCGCGAGGTGCGCAAGAGCCTCGGCGATCAGGTCAAGGCCGGCGAGGTGATGGCGGTCATCGACAGCCGCGAGCTGGCCGAGGCCAAGGCGGCCTTCCTGGCGGCCGACGAGCGCCGCAAGCTGGCCCAGGCCAGGTTCGAGCGTGAGGAGCGGCTCTGGCAGAAGAAGGTCACCAGCGAGCAGGAATATCTCGACGCCCGCCAGGCGCTGGCCGAGGCGCGCATCGAGAGGAACTCGGCGGAGCAGCAGCTGCACGCCCTGGGCTTCTCCGACGCCTACCTCAAGGAGCTGCCCGGGCACGCCGACGTCACCTACACCCGCTACCAGATCCGGGCGCCCTTCGCCGGCACCATCATCGAAAAGCACCTGACCCTGGGCGAGAGCGTCGGCGCCGATGCCGAGATCTTCACCATCGCCGACCTGGCCACGGTCTGGGTCGACATCAACGTCTACCAGAAGGACCTGGCCCAGATCCACCGGGGGCAGAACGTGCTGATCGAGATCGGCCACGGCATCCCGGCCGTCAGCGGCGAGATCGCCTGGGTCGGCCCCCTGGTCGGCGAAGCGACCCGCACCGCCAAGGCCCGCGTGGTGCTGCCCAACCCCGAGGGGACTCTACGCCCGGGCCTGTTTGTGACCGCCCGGGTGGCGGTGGCCAACAGCACGGCGGGGATCGTCGTGCCCAAGAGCGCCCTGCAGACCTTCGAGGAGCGCACCGTGATCTTCGTGCAGACTGCCAAGGGCTTTGAGCCGCAGCCGGTGCAGACCGGCCGCCAGAACGCCGCCCAGGTGGAGATCCTCGCCGGACTCAAGCCTGGCCAGACCTATGTGAGCAAGGGGGCGTTCACCCTGAAGGCTCAACTGTCCAAGGGCGCCTTCGGCGACGGCCATAATCATTAA
- a CDS encoding TolC family protein, translated as MRRAMILLGALYFLLPAGPAWSQPDDLLPAGENLTLTRALALASEHNPTLAAFGEELRAKDATALQAGLLPNPELAIEVENFAGEDELEGLDGAETTIALAQLVELGGKRSKRRQVAGYDKDLAGWDYQARKLDLLAGTAKAFIQLLAAQQSLAQAGELARLSEQVFEAVAARVEAGKVPPVEQTRAQVELAAARTAAFRAGRDLEAARRRLAAFWGEERPAFARALGDLTAIAPLPAEEQFAAQLANNPDLARWGSELEQREASLALARSAAIPDLTLSLGVRNSQESDSNALVAGIELPLPLFDRNQGGIREARAILEKARAERRAAASEARAGLAEAWQNLAAAHAEASALRDEILPGAQSAFESTEFAYREGKFDFLQMLDAQRTLFEVRSQYLQALTSYHLARTEAKRLIGAPLHDLLETADK; from the coding sequence ATGCGCAGAGCCATGATTCTGCTCGGTGCCCTGTATTTTCTGCTTCCGGCCGGCCCGGCCTGGAGCCAGCCGGACGACCTTCTACCCGCCGGAGAAAATCTCACCCTGACGAGGGCCCTCGCCCTGGCCAGCGAGCACAACCCGACCCTGGCCGCATTCGGCGAAGAGCTGCGCGCCAAGGACGCCACCGCCCTGCAGGCGGGGCTGCTTCCCAACCCCGAGCTGGCCATCGAGGTGGAGAACTTCGCCGGCGAGGACGAGCTCGAGGGCCTCGACGGCGCCGAGACCACCATCGCCCTCGCCCAGCTCGTGGAACTGGGAGGCAAACGGAGTAAACGCCGCCAGGTCGCCGGCTATGACAAGGACCTGGCTGGCTGGGACTACCAGGCCCGCAAGCTCGACCTGCTCGCCGGCACCGCCAAGGCCTTCATCCAGCTGCTGGCCGCCCAACAGAGCCTCGCCCAGGCCGGGGAACTGGCGCGGCTTTCCGAGCAGGTTTTTGAGGCGGTTGCCGCGCGGGTCGAAGCCGGCAAGGTGCCCCCGGTGGAGCAGACCCGGGCCCAGGTCGAGCTGGCCGCCGCCCGCACCGCGGCCTTCAGGGCCGGCCGCGATCTCGAGGCCGCGCGCCGGCGCCTGGCCGCCTTCTGGGGGGAGGAGCGCCCGGCCTTCGCGCGGGCGCTCGGCGACCTGACCGCCATCGCGCCCCTGCCCGCCGAGGAGCAGTTTGCCGCCCAGCTGGCGAACAACCCGGATCTGGCCCGCTGGGGGAGCGAACTCGAGCAGCGCGAGGCCTCGCTGGCCCTGGCCCGGAGCGCGGCCATCCCCGACCTCACCCTCAGCCTGGGGGTGCGTAACTCGCAGGAATCCGACAGCAACGCCCTGGTGGCGGGGATCGAACTGCCCCTGCCGCTGTTCGACCGCAACCAGGGGGGCATTCGCGAAGCCCGGGCAATCCTGGAGAAAGCACGCGCCGAGCGCCGGGCCGCCGCAAGCGAAGCGCGGGCCGGCCTTGCCGAAGCCTGGCAGAACCTCGCCGCCGCCCACGCCGAGGCGAGCGCCCTGCGCGACGAGATCCTGCCCGGGGCGCAGAGCGCCTTCGAGTCGACCGAATTTGCCTACCGTGAGGGGAAGTTCGACTTTCTGCAGATGCTCGACGCCCAGCGCACCCTGTTCGAGGTCAGGAGCCAGTACCTCCAGGCCCTGACCAGCTACCACCTGGCGCGCACCGAGGCGAAACGCCTGATCGGGGCGCCGCTGCACGATCTGTTGGAAACCGCTGATAAATAA
- the ccsB gene encoding c-type cytochrome biogenesis protein CcsB — protein MTSSMLFNATTIAYFASMVLFVVFIAGRSKAVALIATLAAWAGFAANTGAIALRWIESKNMGYGHAPLSNLYESVVFFAWSILLIYLLFDLKYKQRSVGAFVLPFAFLGMTWAQLRLNDAIEPLVPALQSNWLTYHVITCFIGYAAFAMACGVSIMYLVKVGKEEKLPENSPAGGILGMFPSAKILDDLNYKAIMVGFPMLTLGIITGAAWANYAWGTYWSWDPKETWSLIVWFIYAAFLHARFTRGWVGRKAAYLSIFGFAATLFCYLGVNLVLSGLHSYGG, from the coding sequence ATGACCAGCTCCATGTTGTTCAACGCCACGACCATCGCCTATTTCGCCTCGATGGTCCTGTTCGTCGTCTTCATCGCCGGCCGCAGCAAGGCGGTCGCTCTCATCGCCACCCTGGCCGCCTGGGCGGGTTTCGCCGCCAACACCGGCGCCATCGCCCTGCGCTGGATCGAATCAAAAAACATGGGCTACGGCCACGCGCCGCTCTCCAACCTCTACGAGTCGGTGGTTTTTTTCGCCTGGTCGATCCTGCTGATCTACCTGCTCTTCGATCTCAAGTACAAGCAGCGGTCGGTGGGCGCCTTCGTGCTCCCCTTCGCCTTTCTCGGCATGACCTGGGCGCAGCTGCGGCTCAACGACGCCATCGAGCCGCTGGTGCCGGCGCTGCAGAGCAACTGGCTGACCTACCACGTGATCACCTGCTTCATCGGCTATGCGGCCTTCGCCATGGCCTGCGGGGTGTCGATCATGTACCTGGTCAAGGTCGGCAAGGAGGAGAAGTTGCCTGAGAATTCGCCCGCCGGAGGGATTCTCGGCATGTTCCCCTCGGCCAAGATCCTCGACGACCTCAACTACAAGGCGATCATGGTCGGCTTCCCCATGCTGACCCTGGGGATCATCACCGGCGCCGCCTGGGCCAACTACGCCTGGGGCACCTACTGGAGCTGGGACCCCAAGGAGACCTGGAGCCTGATCGTCTGGTTCATCTACGCGGCCTTCCTGCACGCCCGCTTCACCCGCGGCTGGGTGGGGCGCAAGGCGGCCTATTTGTCAATCTTCGGCTTTGCCGCGACCCTGTTCTGCTACCTGGGCGTAAATCTGGTATTATCGGGGCTGCATTCCTACGGCGGGTAG